The genomic interval TGGTATTAGTTTAGGAGGATTATATATGAAAAAATTAGTATTATTATGTACACTAGGAATGTCTACATCTTTATTAGTTTCTAAAATGAGAAAAGCTGCAAAGGAATTAGGGATTGATTGTTCTATAGTTGCAATAGGAGAATATGACATTAAAAACTATGAAAAAGAGGCAGATATAATAATATTAGGACCTCAAGTAAGGTATTTATTTAATAGTTTAAGAAAAAAAATAGATAGTAATATACCAATAACTCTTATAAATAGTGCAGATTATGGAACCATGAATGGGAATAAGATTTTAAATCAAGCCTTAGCACTAATGGATAATAAGGAATTATCCACAAATAATTTGTAAGAAATTTTAATAGGGGATCGTATAAGAAGTCTTTTTAAAAAGGGCCTTATACGATTTTTATTTATATATTTAATAAATTGAAAATTTAAATATATATATATTGAATTGAATAAGTTAGTCAAATATACTAAAAAAATAGTGAGGTTTTAAGGAGGAGAGTATTTGGAGAAATTAGTGCTTGGTATAATAGGTATTTTCTTTGTAATTAGTGGATTTGATTACATAAATAATAATAAATTGGGGTTGGGAGATAAATTTAAAGAGGGTATGATATCCATGGGATCAATAGCTATATCCATGGTAGGTATATATTCTCTTTCACCTTTAATAGGAGAAGGCATAGGATTCTTATTAACTCCAATAAGTAATTTTATAGGAATTGATTCATCTATATTTCCATCAATGTTTTTAGCTGTAGATATGGGAGCCTTAGGGATTGCAGAAAGTTTATCATCAAATATTCACATGTATTGGATTTCTGGGGTAATAATAGCTTCGACTTTAGGGGCTACCATAAGCTTTTCTATTCCCTTAGCTTTAGGAATTATAGAGGAGAAGTATCTTGAAGACCTAACAACAGGTTTATTATATGGAATAATGACTTTACCTATAGCTCCAATAGTTGCAGGTTTATTTTTAGGAGTGGATATTAAATTATTACTATTTAATATTTTTCCATTAATAATATTTGCTATATTATTAGCAGTTTTTATGAATAGGTTTAAAGATACGACAGTGAAATTCTTTATTAAATTAGGTAAGCTTATACAGCTTGTTAGTATATTGGGGCTTTTAGTTTTAGGATTTTTATCTATTATAGGAATAAAGCCTATAGGAAGTATTTTACCTATAGATGAGGCTTTAAGTGTGGTTGGTAAAATAGCTATATTCTTAGGAGGAGCATATCCTTTAATTAATTTTATAACAGAAAAATTTTCAAAGGTCTTAAGTAAAATAGGAGAAAAGATAAATATAGATGAGTTTTCTATTGCGGCTTTTTTAGGAACTCTTGCTTCAAACATAATATTATTCCAAAGTTTTAATAAGATGAGCTCTAAGGGAAGAATAGCTTTAACTGCCTTTAGTGTAAGTGGAGCCTTTGTAATTGGAGGACAGCTAGGTTTTGTATCTCTTAAGACACCTGAGATTATAAATATTTATATAGCATCAAAATTAATAGCTGGTATAACTGCCATGGTTGTAGCTTTAATAGTACATAGAAAGACAGAAGAAAACTTAAATGATGAAATTCAAAGTGAAGAGAATATTCCAGTTTTAGAATCTTAATTTTTTAAGGGTAAAGTCCTATAGTTTTTTTAAAAATAAACATTTAATTAGAACATAGCTTTTTATTTAAAGGAAATATTAATTTTAATAAAAAGCTATGTTTTAATAATTTATATAAATTTTGTTTAATTTGCTATTTTAAAAGAATGGTCAAGTAATTTAAAATTATTTTTTAGTCCCTTTGATATGAAGATTTCTTTAGATTTAGTTACAAAAATACCTTCTATTTCAGGAAGTGATTCAATTAACTCTAAGCCATCTGAAAGTCCCATGCCAAAGGTTGATGTTGAAAGAGCATCACCATCTATAGATTTTGAAGAAACTATGGTTACAGAAGCTAAATTATTATCATAGGGATATCCAGTTTTAGGGTTTAAAATGTGATGATATTTAGTATTATTAATTTCTAAATAACGTTCATAGATCCCAGAGGTAACTACTGATTTATTACATATACTTAAAGTTCCTAGGGGAGCACCTCTGTTTTCAAAAGGATTTTGTATTCCTATTGTCCAATTTTCATTTTTATTTTTCTCACCTAGGGCGAAAATATTGCCACCTAAGTCAATAATAGCCTTAGATACACCTTCCTCTATTAATATATCTGAAATAAGATCTGCTATATATCCCTTAGCTATAGCACCTAAGTCTAAAACCATATTTTCTTCTTTTAAAAATACAGTGGTATTTTCCTTATCTAAAATAATATTTTCATAATTTATTAATTTTATAGTATCTAGTATTTCATTATCATCAGGAACTCTTGCATCTTCACTTCCTATTCCCCATAGCTTAACTAAAGGGCCAATAGTTATATCAAAGTTTCCTTTAGAAGCTTTAGAGTATTCTAGTGATTTTTCTATTATGTCAAAGGTGGTTTTGGTAACCTTTACTGGTTCTATACCAGACTTTTCATTTATTTTATTAATTTCAGAGTTTTGTATATTTAAACTTAATAATGATTCAATTTCACTTATTTTATTAAATGCCTTATCTATGATTCCTTCATCAAATTTATCATATAAAGTTATATTTACTATTGTCCCCATAAAAAAACTAGATTTGCTTATAGGTTCTTTTTTTATGGAGCATCCATTTAAAGTGAAAGTTAAAATCATACATAGAAAAATACAAATATGTCTTAAGTTCTCCATTTTACCCTCCTAGAAATAAGATAATATGTTTTACCTAGTCTACTAAAGTTGCTTCAGTTTTTCCCTCTTCAGCATTCTTTAATACTTTCTCAGCTAATTTTTTGAATTGATTAGAAGAACTTGTTGCTCCTGTAATAACATCTATGTCAGAAGATTGTTTTTCTATTAAGGCTTTCTCAAGTTGAGGTTCATATTCAGCAGGTCCAATTCCTGAAACTCCTGTCATTTTTTCATTATAATCTTTATCTTCACGTTTCATAGCATTAGTTTCACCATTAAATTCATTATATTTTGCTTCAGTTATTTTACCATCTGAAACTTTTATACTTAGTTTAGCTTTATAGCCATGGTCATCAGCCTTAGCAGTTTCTACAGTATAGTCCCCATCTTTTAATTTAGAGTTGTTTGAAGCTCCACAAGCAATAAAGTTAGAAGCTACTAAAGTAGATAATATAAGAGCAAAAAATTTCTTTTTCATAAATTCCTCCTAAATAATTTTGTTACTATAAATATACTTTTTAATATTAAAAAAATTCCTTAAAGAGTAATAAAACAAATAATTTTAACTTTAAAATCATATATACATAACAAGGAACTGTTAATAGGGGAGAGTTTATTATGAAAAAGTGGGATTTGATTATAATTATAGTTTTAATAATTCTATCTTTAATGCCTATTAGACTTCTTATTTCAAGTAATAATAGTGGAGATTTAAAAAGAGTAATTATAAGTGTTAATGGAGAAGAATATGAAAGTTTAGATCTTAAGGAAAATCTTAATAAGATTATTAAAATTGAAGAGGGATTAGAGATTAATGAGATTTGTATAAATAAAGGGCAGGTATATATGAATCATTCAAATTGTACAGATAAAGTGTGTATGAGACAAGGAAAGATAAGTAAGATAGGAGAAAGTATAGTATGTCTACCTAATAGGGTTTTTATTGAAATTAAAGGTGAGGAAGAAGGAGAGTGCATATTATCTTACTAAAAAATTAAGTTTAAATCAAAAAGCTTAGGATTTAAATTTTATAATACTATAGAATTTTAGTAATAAAATTTAGTATTTAATAAAATAGAATTCTAATAAGGTGCAACAGATAAGATGAATAAGACAATACGGTGTTTAATAAAATAAAATTCTAATTGGAGTATTAATAATTAAAAAGGGGAGTTATATATCATGAAGACTAAAAAGTTAATTTATATAGGGGTATTAGTTGCACAAGCTTTAGTTTTATATATTTTTGAAAGTATGATACCTATGCCTTTTATTACTCCAGGAGCAAAGTTAGGATTAGCTAATTTAATAGTGGTTATAGGACTATATACCTTAGACAATTATAAAGAATGCCTATGGTTAATATTTTTGAAATTAATTTTATCAACCCTTATTATGGGATCAGTTTCTACATTTATTTTTGGATTAGGAGGAACGATTTTAAGTTTCTTAGGAATGATTTTAACTAAGAATATATTAAAAGAAAAGGTATCGGCTATTGGAGTTAGCACTGTTGGGGGAGTTTTTCATAATTTAGGACAATTAATTGTTACAGCTATTGTAATTAAAAATATAGGCATATTAAGTTATCTTCCTTTTCTATCTATAGCAGGTATAGGAACTGGCATTTTTATTGGAATAACAGCTAACTACCTATTAAAGCATATGAAAGCTTTAAATAACTTAGATTATCATAGAAACATGGCAAATTAAATTGCTTTTAGGAAAAATTATAAAGTTATCAATTAAAATATCTTTATGAAAATAAAAACTTATAAATAATATTAAGAGAATATTTAAATGAATTTTAGACATTAAGCTAGTTTATAAAATAATTCTTTTAAAGGTTTTAAATTAAACTTTAGACTTTCAGTTAAAATTCATTAATTCTCATAATATATTTATAAGTTTTATTTATTAACTATAGTTTTTGAAAAAATAAATTTTTATGCTTTTATTAATGAGTTTTTAGAGATTTCTATTACCTTCTTATATACCTCTAAGGTTTTCTTCGCTGTTTTTTCCCAAGTAAATTCTTTGCTTCTTTCAAAACATATATCTTCTAAATTATTTCTAAGTTTTGAATCATTTAATAGATTTTCTAGTTTTGAAGATAATTCCTTAGGGTTATTTGGATCAACTAAGCTTTCTTTAAAGGGAACAACTTCAGGAATAGAAGTTATATTTGAGGTTAAAACGGCAGTCTTACAACTCATAGCTTCTAAAGGAGGTAAACCAAAACCTTCATATAGAGAAGGATAAACAAAGAGAGTAGTTGCGTTATATAAGGTTGGTAAATATTCATCCTCTATAAATCCGGTGAAAATAACCTTATCTTTTATAGGTAAACTTTCAGTATAGGCCTTTAATTTTAATCCCTCGTCTCTTAATCCACCTACAATTAAAAGTTTATAATTTTCATCAATATTTTTATGAATATTGTTAAAGGCATCAACTAGTCCCTTAACATTTTTTCTTAAGCTAAAGCCACCTATATACATAATAAATGGTCCATTGAAATTAAATCTCTTATTAACATCAAATAGGCATTTTTCCTTATCTAAAGGTTTATAATTTTCATTAGCTGCCAGTGGAGTTACAAAAATATTTTCAGCAGGAAAGTGTGGAAAAAATCTTAGAATATCACTTTTAGAGTATTCTGATACAGTGATTATTCCTGTTGAATTATCAATTATTTCAGGCATACTTTGAAGAAATTTTTTTAAGTAACCTTTACCAACGGTTTCAGGTAAAATGTAAGGAATTAAGTCATGAATAGTAACCAATTTTGCAAAGTTTCCTTCAGAGGAAAGTCCAAGTCCATTTTGAGGAAGGTGAAGCAAATCTATATCCTCTTTTATTCCATAGGATGGTATATAGTAATCTTCAAAAAAACGTTGATGTTTTCTAGAAGACATTATTATTTTAGTATTTTCACTTTCAAACTCAGGTATTTTTTCTCCAGAGCATAATAAATCATAAGATGAATCCTTATCTAATTTTAATATGTTTGTTAATAGGTTATATGTGTATGTTCCTATACCTGTCCCTCTATACCAAGTTGCACCTCTTGCATCTATTAAGTTATACATTAAGATTCCACTCCTTAGAAAAATAATCATTATAATTAATAATATTAATAAATAATATAAAATGTGCATGTAACAAGAAGAATTTAAGGAACATATACTAATTAAAAAGTGACAGTAGGAGTAAGTTTATGGAACATGATTATATAAAGGATAAAATCTTACTTAACTATGGTATAGAAGTCAAAGAAGTAATAAAAGTGAAAAACACATATAAAATTATAACCAGTGATGAGGAGTATTGTTTGAAGGTAATAAAGTATCAATATCCTCATTTTTATTTTATAGTTTCTGCTCAAAAGCATCTTATGAAAAATGGCTTTAATTCAATTCCTAAAATATTAGATACTATTGATGGAAAAGATTATGTAAGGCTAGATGATAAATTAGCTTATTTAACTCCTTGGGTAAAATGTAGAGAATGTGATTATAAAAATAAGTGGGATTTAAGCTTAGCAGCGAAAAAGCTTAGTGAACTACATAATAGTAGTGAAGGGTTTGTTATAAATAGAGATCTTAAGCCTAGAATAGCATGGGGTAAGTGGTATAAGATCTTTGAGACAAGGGGAGAAGAAATTCTTGATTTTAAAAAAAGAATATATCAGAAAGCATATATGTCAGACTTTGATAAGTTATATCTTTCTATTATGGATGAGGAGTTAAAAAGAGTTGAAAGAACACTTTCTCATATAAAAACTAGTGGATATTTTGACTATATGAAAAAGGAAGTTAAAAAATTAGGCTTTTGTCATCATGATTATGCAAATCATAATGTGCTTTTATTAGAAAATAATGAAATAAATATAATAGACTTTGATTACTGTATTTTAGATTCTCACTTACATGATTTAAGTAGCCTATGCATTAGAACAATGAAAGAGGGGAGATGGGACTTAAATTTATTTAAATATATAATAGAGAGTTATTCAAAGAATAAAGAAGTAAGAAATGAAGAGTTTCCTATTATAGCTTCTTTTATTGAATTCCCTCAAGCTTATTGGCAACTAGGACTTCAATATTATTGGGAACAACAGCCTTGGGAAGAAGAACATTTTTTAAAGAAACTAGGTAAATACGAAAAAGATAGAGAGTTTAGACAGAACTTTGTTGATGAATTAAGCAATTTTACTTTGAGGTGATTTAAATTTGAGTGAAAAATTAGAATTGTTTTTAAGAGAAAATAATATAGAGGTATTACCTAGAAAAGAAATAGAAAGAGAAAAAAGAGAATTAAGATTTTATGATCCATTAGAGTATTTAAATACACTAAGTGAGATTCACAAGGAATTTTTAAAAGAGGAAAATAGGATAAAATTTAAATTTAGAAATGATATATGGAAACAGGTTCAAATTTTTAAACTTTGGAGTAGAAGAGTAGAGAGATTAGAAGACAGTAATAAATTGATTAATAAGGCCTTAGATGCATCAAAAAAAAGCTTAGACTGCATTTATAATATTAATTATAAAGAGCTTATAAGAAGAGCTATGGAAAGGGAAGAAGTATGTATTGGTAGGATATATTATGAAGTTAAGAATGGGGAGAAAAGGATTTTTATAAAAAATACAGAGGATATAAAATTTAATATGGTGGAAGAGGATTATTATAACTATTTAAAAAAGATAAGAGGAAACTATAAGGATGAATTAAAGGATTTACTTCTTGAAGTAGTAGAGAAAGAAAGCTTAGATTTTAAAAGTTATGTTTATATAAACTCATTGATTCAGTATCCATATAATTCAATGAGGTATTTGCAAAATAATTATATAAAGGATTTAAAGATTAAAAGTAATGAATTAGAAGAATTATTACTTAAAGATTATCTTATATAGTAGGGGGAGAGGTTTATGAATAAGATTAGATATAAAGATGAGAAATATTTATGTAGATATGATTTAGATATTAAATTATTTGAAGCTTTAGGACTAGATATATTTGATTTAAGACCAAATAGAAATGTATTTTTATTAGATACAAAGCAAGGTAAGAAGATTTTAAAGATGATAAATTATGATGATGACAGATTAAACTTCATAATCCATTCAACAGAGTACTTAAGGGAAAGATATGATGGTATATTAAAAATAAATAAGCTTCCAAATGGAGAGTGGAGATTCAAATGGAAAGGAAATTATTATATATTATTAGACTACTTTGAAGGAACTGAATTTAATATAGCTAATCCAATCGAATTAGAAATAATAACAGATGCAGTAGCTAAACTTCATAATGCAGGAATGGGAATTCAAGAGGCTACTTCAAAGGAAATGAATGAAAAAAATAGTGAGCTTTTTAAGTTAAAAGATTATTTTAAAAATAGTAAAAAAGATTTAGAAAAACTAAAGGAAATAGTGGGAAGCTATAAGTATAAAAATGAATTTGATGAAATCTTTATAAAAGAAGTAGATTATCATTTAAGTGATGTAGAGAAGTGTATAGATTTATTAGAAAAGAGTAAATATGATGACTTATGTAGAGATAAAGAAAAAATAACTTTATGCCATAATGATCTTGCCTATCATAATATATTATTTAATCAAAATAAGGTAAGCTTTATAGACTTTGATTATTGCAATATAAATTTAAGGGTAATAGACTTATGTAATTTTATAATTAAGAGTATAAAAAGATTTGGATTTAGTTTAGAAATGTATGATTCTATTATAGAAAAGTATGATAAGTTAAACAACTTATCAAAGGAAGAAAAAGAGTTAATGTATATATATTTAAGATTTCCTCATGATTTTTATACTGTTTCAATGCAATATTATTATAAATTAAAGGATTGGAAATATGAGTCCTTCTTAAATAAATTAGAAAGGAAATTAGAATATACAAAGGAAAAGGAAATTTTATTAAATCATATAAATAACTAATAAAACTAAGTAAAAGGTACCGTATAAAATAACTAATAAAACTTATAAATTGATTCTTAGAAGTAAGAAATTCTATTAAAGTTTATAAGTTTTATGTTTAAATTTTTATACAGTACCTTTTCATTTTAAAATAATAAATTTTTTTATAAGACATATTAGAACTAAATTTTAGAGAGTATATTTTAAATTTGTGAAGAAATATGTTTGTAGACCTCAAGTGTATTATAAGCAGTTTTTTTCCAATTAAATTTACTTGAATGACTTAGCCCTTTATAAATCATAAGGGAATAAAATTTATGGTTATTTAATAAGGTCAGTATATTTTCCTTTATTTCATCAACATCATAAGGATCAACTAAAAGAGCAGCATCTTGGCATACCTCAGGCATTGAGGTTAAATTAGATGCTATTACAGGGGTTCCGCAGGCCATGCATTCTATAGGAGGTAATCCAAAGCCTTCATAAAAAGAAGGATAAACTAATGCTTTACTAGCACTATAGAATATAGGCATATCATTTATAGGAATAAATCCAGTAAAAATAACAGATGAAGATAAATTTAACTCATCTACTTTTTTTCTGTAAATTTCATATGAAGGTCCCTTAGTTCCTATAATAACAAGCTTTAAATCTCTTTTATAAGAATTTTTTACTAAGTTAAAGGCTTCAATAAGTCCTAAAATATTTTTTCTAGGGCTAAAACCACCTACATATAATAAAAAATCCCTATCTATACCATAGTGTTTTTTTAGATATTGAGATGAGTGGAATTTATTTAATGGGGTATATATTTCTTCAGCAGCCAAATGAGTAACAAATATTTTTTCCTTTGGGTAAGAAAAAGTTTTACTTATATCTTCTTTAGAAAAGTTAGAAACTGTAATAATTCCATCTGTGTTATTTAAAATATTTTGTATATTTTCATTAAAAATTTTTAAAAAGGTTTCACTAACTGTATCAGGCATTTTCATAGGGATAATATCATGTAGGGTAATTACGGTCTTTATATCATTAGGTTTTGAAAAGCCTATACCATTTTGAGGAATATGATATATATCACCTATAATATTTTCTTTAGGATTTTTTGTATTTATAAATTCCCAAAAGTTTTTCTTATCATTTGTACTTGAGGATAAATAATTAAAGTTATTCTTTTTAGGTAATTTTAGAGAGGATGCTTCTGGAGTAAGTATGTTATATTCATTTAAAAAATCTATCTGGTGTAGATTATTTATTATTTGATAAGTGTAGTTACCAATTCCAGTACCACGGTATAAGGTAGCTGCCCTTCCATCAATACATATTTTCATAGCATATGTCCTTTCAGTATAAATATATATTATTATATTTATATATGGAATAAAATGTTAATAAAACAAGAGGTTGTTACATATAAATATGGTAGGGGGTGAATAGATATGATGAGAGAGTTTGAAATAGAAAGACAATTTGATATTAAAATAGAAAAATTAAAACCTAATAAGGGTGTATATTATTTAAAGAGTAATAAGGGTGACAGGTGTTTAAAAAGGATAAACTATGGAACTCAAAAACTTCTTTTCGTTTATGGAGCAAAGGAGCATTTAGCTAAAAATGGATTTGAACATATAGATAGATATTTCTTAAATATTGAGGGTGAACCTTATGCTCTAGTAAATGAGGATTTATATACTCTTTCAAATTGGATAAAGGGAAGAGAGTGTGATTTCACTAACATAGAAGAGGTTAAATTAGCTGCTAAAAAGTTAGCTGAATTACATGAAGCCAGCAAGGGATATGATCCACCAGAAAACTCAAAATTAAAAAGTGACTTAGGAAGATGGCCATATCTTATGGAGAAGAGAGGAAAAGCCTTAGAAAAAATGAGAGGAATGGCTAGAAAGAAAAATTTAAAAAAAGATTTTGACATTATTTATATAAAAAATGTTGATTTTTATAAGGAGTTAGCAATAAGAGCCACAAAAATATTAAATAATTCAAAGTATTTAAGTTTATGTGAGGAAGCAGAGGCTGAGAAAGTATTTTGTCATCATGATTATACTTATCACAATATAATAATTGGAGATGATAATGAAGTATATATAATAGACTTTGATTATTGTAAAAGAGAAATAAGAACATATGACATAGCTAACTTCATGAAGAAGGTTTTAAAAAGAGTTGACTGGAATATTGAATATGCAGAGGCCATAATAGATGCTTATAATACAGTAAGTCCATTAAGAGAAGAAGAATATGAGGTATTATATGCATACTTGTTATTCCCACAAAGATATTGGAGACTTGCAAATAGATACTATTATAATGAAGTTATGTGGGGACAAAATATCTTTATAAATAAAATAAACAACATAATTAATGAGAAAGAAAGTTATATGAAATTTATTGAAGAATTTAAAAGTAAATATAACCAAGTTGGATAATTATATTTTAGGTGCCTACTAATTAGGCACCATTTTTTATTTTGCTTTATAGTTGATTTAATATTATATTGGATTTTTAATAGATATTTTTTAATTTAAATAAAAAAAACAATAAATTACATGAGTATATAGTATCAGCACACTTACAAATAAATCTTCATATTATGATAATAGGACTATATAAGTTAGGAGAAGGTATATGAAAGTTGGAGATTTAGTAGTAAGAAAATCATATAGTAAGGATATAACTTTTAAAATTATAGATATTAAAGAAAATGATGAAGGAATAACTTATATTTTAAAGGGGCTTCATATAAGGATAATAGCTGACTCTAAGGGAGAGGATTTAGAAAAAGTTGAGGATGACTTTGCTGGAGATAAAGATAAATCCTTTGATTCTAAAATGAATGATATCATTAAAAAAGTAATTTTGAGTAGAGAACAGAAAAATAATCAATTAATGACAAGAGGAAGTGAAGAGGATAATTTAAAAAGGACAGAAAAAGAAAAAGGGTTGGTATTTGGAA from Clostridium perfringens carries:
- a CDS encoding FAD:protein FMN transferase, producing the protein MENLRHICIFLCMILTFTLNGCSIKKEPISKSSFFMGTIVNITLYDKFDEGIIDKAFNKISEIESLLSLNIQNSEINKINEKSGIEPVKVTKTTFDIIEKSLEYSKASKGNFDITIGPLVKLWGIGSEDARVPDDNEILDTIKLINYENIILDKENTTVFLKEENMVLDLGAIAKGYIADLISDILIEEGVSKAIIDLGGNIFALGEKNKNENWTIGIQNPFENRGAPLGTLSICNKSVVTSGIYERYLEINNTKYHHILNPKTGYPYDNNLASVTIVSSKSIDGDALSTSTFGMGLSDGLELIESLPEIEGIFVTKSKEIFISKGLKNNFKLLDHSFKIAN
- a CDS encoding CotS family spore coat protein, with amino-acid sequence MMREFEIERQFDIKIEKLKPNKGVYYLKSNKGDRCLKRINYGTQKLLFVYGAKEHLAKNGFEHIDRYFLNIEGEPYALVNEDLYTLSNWIKGRECDFTNIEEVKLAAKKLAELHEASKGYDPPENSKLKSDLGRWPYLMEKRGKALEKMRGMARKKNLKKDFDIIYIKNVDFYKELAIRATKILNNSKYLSLCEEAEAEKVFCHHDYTYHNIIIGDDNEVYIIDFDYCKREIRTYDIANFMKKVLKRVDWNIEYAEAIIDAYNTVSPLREEEYEVLYAYLLFPQRYWRLANRYYYNEVMWGQNIFINKINNIINEKESYMKFIEEFKSKYNQVG
- a CDS encoding NusG domain II-containing protein, with product MKKWDLIIIIVLIILSLMPIRLLISSNNSGDLKRVIISVNGEEYESLDLKENLNKIIKIEEGLEINEICINKGQVYMNHSNCTDKVCMRQGKISKIGESIVCLPNRVFIEIKGEEEGECILSY
- a CDS encoding PTS sugar transporter subunit IIB, with product MKKLVLLCTLGMSTSLLVSKMRKAAKELGIDCSIVAIGEYDIKNYEKEADIIILGPQVRYLFNSLRKKIDSNIPITLINSADYGTMNGNKILNQALALMDNKELSTNNL
- a CDS encoding glycosyltransferase family 4 protein: MYNLIDARGATWYRGTGIGTYTYNLLTNILKLDKDSSYDLLCSGEKIPEFESENTKIIMSSRKHQRFFEDYYIPSYGIKEDIDLLHLPQNGLGLSSEGNFAKLVTIHDLIPYILPETVGKGYLKKFLQSMPEIIDNSTGIITVSEYSKSDILRFFPHFPAENIFVTPLAANENYKPLDKEKCLFDVNKRFNFNGPFIMYIGGFSLRKNVKGLVDAFNNIHKNIDENYKLLIVGGLRDEGLKLKAYTESLPIKDKVIFTGFIEDEYLPTLYNATTLFVYPSLYEGFGLPPLEAMSCKTAVLTSNITSIPEVVPFKESLVDPNNPKELSSKLENLLNDSKLRNNLEDICFERSKEFTWEKTAKKTLEVYKKVIEISKNSLIKA
- a CDS encoding CotS family spore coat protein, yielding MEHDYIKDKILLNYGIEVKEVIKVKNTYKIITSDEEYCLKVIKYQYPHFYFIVSAQKHLMKNGFNSIPKILDTIDGKDYVRLDDKLAYLTPWVKCRECDYKNKWDLSLAAKKLSELHNSSEGFVINRDLKPRIAWGKWYKIFETRGEEILDFKKRIYQKAYMSDFDKLYLSIMDEELKRVERTLSHIKTSGYFDYMKKEVKKLGFCHHDYANHNVLLLENNEINIIDFDYCILDSHLHDLSSLCIRTMKEGRWDLNLFKYIIESYSKNKEVRNEEFPIIASFIEFPQAYWQLGLQYYWEQQPWEEEHFLKKLGKYEKDREFRQNFVDELSNFTLR
- the eutH gene encoding ethanolamine utilization protein EutH, coding for MEKLVLGIIGIFFVISGFDYINNNKLGLGDKFKEGMISMGSIAISMVGIYSLSPLIGEGIGFLLTPISNFIGIDSSIFPSMFLAVDMGALGIAESLSSNIHMYWISGVIIASTLGATISFSIPLALGIIEEKYLEDLTTGLLYGIMTLPIAPIVAGLFLGVDIKLLLFNIFPLIIFAILLAVFMNRFKDTTVKFFIKLGKLIQLVSILGLLVLGFLSIIGIKPIGSILPIDEALSVVGKIAIFLGGAYPLINFITEKFSKVLSKIGEKINIDEFSIAAFLGTLASNIILFQSFNKMSSKGRIALTAFSVSGAFVIGGQLGFVSLKTPEIINIYIASKLIAGITAMVVALIVHRKTEENLNDEIQSEENIPVLES
- a CDS encoding glycosyltransferase family 4 protein, which gives rise to MKICIDGRAATLYRGTGIGNYTYQIINNLHQIDFLNEYNILTPEASSLKLPKKNNFNYLSSSTNDKKNFWEFINTKNPKENIIGDIYHIPQNGIGFSKPNDIKTVITLHDIIPMKMPDTVSETFLKIFNENIQNILNNTDGIITVSNFSKEDISKTFSYPKEKIFVTHLAAEEIYTPLNKFHSSQYLKKHYGIDRDFLLYVGGFSPRKNILGLIEAFNLVKNSYKRDLKLVIIGTKGPSYEIYRKKVDELNLSSSVIFTGFIPINDMPIFYSASKALVYPSFYEGFGLPPIECMACGTPVIASNLTSMPEVCQDAALLVDPYDVDEIKENILTLLNNHKFYSLMIYKGLSHSSKFNWKKTAYNTLEVYKHISSQI
- a CDS encoding Gx transporter family protein, producing the protein MKTKKLIYIGVLVAQALVLYIFESMIPMPFITPGAKLGLANLIVVIGLYTLDNYKECLWLIFLKLILSTLIMGSVSTFIFGLGGTILSFLGMILTKNILKEKVSAIGVSTVGGVFHNLGQLIVTAIVIKNIGILSYLPFLSIAGIGTGIFIGITANYLLKHMKALNNLDYHRNMAN
- a CDS encoding CotS family spore coat protein, producing MNKIRYKDEKYLCRYDLDIKLFEALGLDIFDLRPNRNVFLLDTKQGKKILKMINYDDDRLNFIIHSTEYLRERYDGILKINKLPNGEWRFKWKGNYYILLDYFEGTEFNIANPIELEIITDAVAKLHNAGMGIQEATSKEMNEKNSELFKLKDYFKNSKKDLEKLKEIVGSYKYKNEFDEIFIKEVDYHLSDVEKCIDLLEKSKYDDLCRDKEKITLCHNDLAYHNILFNQNKVSFIDFDYCNINLRVIDLCNFIIKSIKRFGFSLEMYDSIIEKYDKLNNLSKEEKELMYIYLRFPHDFYTVSMQYYYKLKDWKYESFLNKLERKLEYTKEKEILLNHINN
- a CDS encoding FMN-binding protein; this encodes MKKKFFALILSTLVASNFIACGASNNSKLKDGDYTVETAKADDHGYKAKLSIKVSDGKITEAKYNEFNGETNAMKREDKDYNEKMTGVSGIGPAEYEPQLEKALIEKQSSDIDVITGATSSSNQFKKLAEKVLKNAEEGKTEATLVD